One stretch of Kwoniella pini CBS 10737 chromosome 3, complete sequence DNA includes these proteins:
- a CDS encoding protein disulfide-isomerase domain produces the protein MRLPKFLLSVITIAVALASVTAASSIDDVELRQLTEDNFKTETSRGIWLVEHYSPKCSHCRAFAPTWAQMAKDKQHLERLSGFHMAQVNCLAQGDLCNNNGIKFYPQLMVYEDGQAKPHYTGDRSYDDLEKFINEKVEEYTQLRAMAGSEDDGVSSREKPNPDGQVVEVDEAQFEVLKEAGPVMVDFFAPWCGHCKKLRPTYEKLAETMKGKLNLVAVDCDNHKNFCRKSGIQGYPTIRMYHHGTKTDHPGSRSFDKLKAFAEKAVQVTTLQPMKFAEFDNIVQSNEALFLYLQNYDTTVADLQSVKTALEPLLGSVPAYTSTDPQLYQQLSIANPPPTSVLFAFSTYSSRPVGSLSFPASQDSLEKFIQLHRFPTLLELTGSNYNAIMNSDSRAIVVLGALHKGDEGKKEKEKLEEVARAWKKGGRPFGQPVWFVWVDGDKWSGWLKQQYNIKKTKLPSVVVIDTPLNEYYDTTIEGNQIEFDGTSIFSVLEGIYQHFLRPKRIESTLQWGSRSAATTLIRFGEMSVEHPLLALVLLVGAVGLFVGLLQKCNGRDNKDSGTPVGGPRLD, from the exons ATGCGCTTACCTAAATTCCTCTTGTCGGTGATAACCATTGCGGTGGCTCTTGCCAGTGTAACAGCAGCGTCCTCCATCGATGATGTTGAGCTTCGCCAGCTGACTGAGGATAATTTCAAGACTGAAACTTCGCGAGGGATATG GCTCGTTGAGCATTATTCACCGAAAT GTAGTCACTGTAGAGCTTTCGCACCTACGTGGGCGCAAATGGCAAAAGATAAGCAACATTTAGAGAGATTATCGGGATTTCATATGGCACAAGTCAATTGTTTAGCGCAAGGCG ATTTGTGCAACAATAACGGCATAAAGTTCT ATCCCCAATTGATGGTATACGAGGATGGTCAAGCCAAACCGCATTATACGGGAGATCGTTCGTATGATGACTTGGAGAAGTTTATTAATGAGAAAGTGGAGGAATATACCCAGCTGCGAGCGATGGCTGGGTCCGAAGATGATGGCGTATCGAGCAGAGAAAAGCCAAATCCAGATGGACAGGTCGtggaagttgatgaagcgCAATTCGAAGTATTGAAAGAGGCAGGTCCGGTCATGGTGGATTTCTTTGCTCCATGGTGTGGACA TTGTAAAAAGCTTAGACCTA CTTACGAGAAATTGGCCGAGACTATGAAGGGAAAGCTCAACCTCGTTGCTGTTGATTGCGATAATCATAAAAACTTCTGCAGAAAATCGGGTATTCAAGGCTACCCAACTATACGGAT GTACCATCATGGCACAAAGACAGATCATCCTGGCTCGCGATCATTTGATAAGCTGAAGGCTTTCGCTGAAAAGGCTGTCCAAGT CACTACATTACAACCTATGAAATTCGCCGAATTCGATAACATAGTTCAATCGAATGAAGCTCTATTCTTATATTTGCAAAATTACGATACAACTGTAGCTGACCTT CAATCGGTTAAAACAGCCCTCGAACCGCTTCTTGGTTCGGTTCCAGCATATACATCGACTGATCCTCAATTATACCAGCAATTATCAATCGCTAACCCACCACCTACATCAGTCCTATTCGCCTTCTCGACTTACTCATCTCGCCCAGTAGGATCGCTATCTTTCCCAGCATCTCAAGATAGCTTGGAGAAATTCATACAGCTTCATCGATTCCCTACTTTACTAGAGTTAACAGGAAGCAATTATAACGCAATCATGAATTCTGACAGTCGAGCCATAGTGGTATTGGGAGCTCTACACAAGGGagatgaaggtaaaaaggagaaagagaagctgGAAGAAGTAGCTAGAGCTTGGAAGAAAGGTGGTAGACCATTCGGTCAGCCTGTATGGTTCGTTTGGGTAGATGGTGACAAATGGAGTGGATGGTTGAAACAGCAGTATAA CATCAAGAAGACTAAATTACCTTCCGTGGTCGTTATTGATACGCCG CTCAATGAGTATTATGACACTACCATCGAGGGGAATCAAATCGAATTTGACGGAACAAGCATATTCTCAGTATTGGAGGGTATATATCAGCATTTCTTGAGACCCAAGAGGATAGAGTCGACTTTGCAATGGGGATCCAGAAGCGCTGCAACTACATTGATCCGATTTGGT GAAATGAGCGTGGAACACCCATTACTTGCTTTGGTATTGCTTGTTGGAGCGGTAGGATTATTCGTGGGGCTTTTGCAGAAATGCAATGGAAGGGATAATAAGGATTCTGGAACTCCAGTTGGCGGGCCAAGACTGGATTAA